In the Phaeobacter gallaeciensis genome, one interval contains:
- a CDS encoding ABC transporter ATP-binding protein produces MNHLLEIEDLRVTFNTRYGEVTALDSISMHVSAGETLGVVGESGCGKSITALSVMGLIPTPPGRIAGGAIRLNGEDLTRASESRMRAMRGSEMAMIFQEPMTSLNPVFTVGDQIAEAIMLHQNVSRDQALRDAVALLDRVGIPSPDARARDYPHQLSGGMRQRVMIAMAVSCRPKVLIADEPTTALDVTVQAQIFDLLNEIQRDFGSAIILITHDMGAISEMADRVAVMYAGRVIEEASADDVLDYPQHPYARGLISCIPALGKGDMPETLAEIPGVVPPLHLLGAGCAFADRCAHRTDRCTREKPLLATHGHHPAACHAVEENRI; encoded by the coding sequence ATGAACCACCTTCTCGAAATCGAAGACCTGCGCGTCACCTTCAACACCCGCTATGGCGAAGTCACCGCGCTGGACAGCATTTCGATGCATGTCAGCGCCGGTGAAACCCTGGGCGTGGTGGGCGAAAGCGGCTGCGGCAAATCCATCACCGCCCTGTCGGTCATGGGGCTGATCCCAACCCCGCCCGGCCGCATCGCCGGTGGCGCGATCCGCCTCAATGGCGAGGATCTGACCCGTGCCTCTGAATCCCGGATGCGCGCAATGCGCGGCTCGGAAATGGCGATGATCTTTCAGGAGCCGATGACCTCGCTCAACCCGGTGTTCACTGTCGGGGATCAGATTGCCGAGGCCATCATGCTGCACCAGAACGTCAGTCGCGATCAGGCCCTGCGGGATGCGGTGGCGCTGCTGGACCGGGTCGGTATCCCGTCGCCCGATGCACGGGCGCGGGATTATCCGCACCAGCTGTCTGGCGGCATGCGCCAGCGGGTGATGATCGCCATGGCCGTAAGCTGCCGCCCAAAAGTGCTGATCGCGGATGAGCCGACAACCGCGCTGGATGTGACGGTGCAGGCGCAGATCTTTGACCTGCTTAACGAAATCCAGCGCGATTTCGGCTCCGCCATCATCCTGATCACCCACGACATGGGCGCAATCAGTGAAATGGCGGACCGGGTGGCGGTCATGTACGCCGGGCGGGTCATCGAGGAAGCCAGCGCCGACGATGTGCTGGACTATCCGCAACACCCCTATGCGCGCGGGCTGATCTCCTGCATCCCGGCCCTTGGCAAAGGCGATATGCCGGAGACCTTGGCGGAAATCCCCGGCGTGGTGCCGCCGCTGCATTTGCTGGGGGCGGGCTGCGCCTTTGCTGATCGCTGCGCCCATCGCACCGATCGCTGCACCCGTGAAAAGCCGCTTCTGGCCACCCATGGCCACCATCCCGCGGCCTGCCACGCGGTCGAGGAGAACCGGATATGA
- a CDS encoding ABC transporter ATP-binding protein — MTTLLDVRDLKVRFALPKPSLFAPQPFLEAVRGVSFTLERGRALGIVGESGSGKTTAAMSTIRLVPAAGGEILFDGEDLLQLDDEAMRARRRDIQLIFQDPYSSLNPRARVVDIVREPMDLMNIGDADSRLARVKELFELVGLRPDQLNLFPHQFSGGQRQRISIARALTTNPRLLVCDEPVSALDVAIQAQILNLLARLKRELGLSYLFISHDLGVVRHLCDDVAVMYLGQIVEQASREELFDTPKHPYTQALLAAAPSLARRKSKGYVRPLKLSGDPPSPINPPKGCAFVDRCPLAQDLCRQEQPVLKPNGASQVACHFASE, encoded by the coding sequence ATGACAACGCTTCTGGATGTACGGGATCTGAAGGTCCGCTTTGCCCTGCCGAAACCTTCGCTCTTTGCACCGCAACCCTTTCTGGAGGCGGTGCGGGGCGTGTCCTTCACGCTGGAGCGGGGCCGTGCCCTTGGCATTGTCGGCGAAAGCGGGTCAGGCAAGACCACCGCGGCCATGTCGACAATCCGGCTGGTGCCTGCGGCTGGAGGCGAGATTCTGTTCGACGGTGAAGACCTGCTGCAACTGGATGACGAGGCGATGCGCGCCCGTAGGCGTGATATCCAACTGATCTTTCAGGATCCCTATTCCTCGCTCAACCCGCGGGCACGGGTGGTGGATATCGTGCGCGAGCCGATGGACCTGATGAATATCGGCGATGCCGACAGCCGTCTGGCCCGGGTCAAGGAGCTGTTCGAACTGGTGGGCCTGCGCCCTGATCAGTTGAACCTATTCCCGCACCAGTTTTCGGGCGGGCAGCGGCAGCGGATTTCCATTGCACGGGCGCTGACCACCAATCCCCGGCTGCTGGTCTGTGACGAACCTGTCAGCGCCCTCGACGTCGCCATTCAGGCCCAGATACTGAACCTGCTGGCGCGGCTGAAACGGGAACTTGGTCTGTCCTACCTGTTCATCAGCCACGATCTGGGCGTGGTCCGGCACCTCTGCGATGATGTGGCTGTGATGTATCTGGGCCAGATCGTGGAGCAAGCCAGCCGGGAGGAGCTGTTCGACACTCCGAAACATCCCTACACGCAGGCCCTGCTGGCGGCGGCGCCCTCTCTGGCGCGGCGCAAGTCCAAAGGCTATGTGCGACCGCTGAAACTCTCCGGCGATCCGCCCAGCCCGATCAATCCGCCAAAAGGCTGCGCCTTTGTGGACCGCTGCCCGCTGGCGCAGGATCTGTGCCGACAGGAGCAACCTGTCCTGAAACCCAATGGGGCCAGCCAGGTCGCCTGCCATTTCGCATCCGAATAA
- a CDS encoding FAD-binding monooxygenase, which produces MQYHLNGFRPGDPAVHTDLTQNGGDTAPLPDTLDVLIVGTGPTGLVLASQLAAFSDIRTGIVEQRAGPIQVGQADGIACRSMEMFEAFGFSEKVLKESYWVNETSFWRPDAENPGSITRSGRIQDTEDGLSEFPHVILNQARVHDFFLETMANAPTAMAPWYNQRIKNLTVTGDAEYPVTVTLESTEPGHEGETHELRAKYVVGCDGARSRVREAIGRKLTGDSANQAWGVMDVLAVTDFPDIRMKATVHSAEEGNLLVIPREGGYMVRLYIELDKLKEDERVASRNITLDKLVAAAQRILHPYTLEVKETAWWSVYEIGQRLCDKFDDVPAENIDSQLPRVFIAGDACHTHSPKAGQGMNVSMRDGFNLGWKLAAVLRKQAVPEILQSYSAERQGVAKMLIDFDREFARMFSAKPKTGDAEGGVDPEEFQKYFVQHGRFTAGTAIQYAPSVLTGADTHQALASGFPLGMRFHSAPVIRLADARPLQLGHVVRADGRWRLFAFAATDDRGQEGGALHALCQYLEGDAASPLRRYTAKGADIDSVLDVRAVLQQEHRSLTPGDMPSLLRPLKGRYGLRDYEKVFCPDLKSGQDIFDMRGIDRSQGCMVLVRPDQHVAQVLPLDAHEALSQFFDGFMIPAAG; this is translated from the coding sequence ATGCAATATCACCTGAACGGATTTCGCCCGGGCGACCCCGCGGTGCACACGGACCTTACCCAAAACGGGGGGGATACGGCGCCACTGCCTGACACGCTGGATGTTCTGATTGTCGGTACCGGCCCCACGGGGCTGGTGCTTGCCAGCCAGCTGGCTGCGTTTTCGGACATCCGCACCGGGATCGTCGAACAACGCGCCGGCCCCATTCAGGTGGGGCAGGCGGATGGGATTGCCTGCCGCTCGATGGAGATGTTCGAGGCGTTTGGCTTCAGCGAGAAGGTTTTGAAGGAATCCTACTGGGTCAATGAAACCTCGTTCTGGCGTCCGGATGCAGAAAACCCCGGCAGCATCACCCGCAGTGGCCGCATTCAGGATACCGAGGATGGGCTGTCCGAATTCCCCCATGTGATCCTCAATCAGGCGCGGGTGCATGATTTCTTTCTGGAGACTATGGCCAATGCGCCGACGGCGATGGCGCCCTGGTACAACCAGCGAATCAAGAATCTGACGGTGACCGGAGATGCGGAGTATCCGGTGACCGTAACGCTGGAGAGCACGGAACCCGGCCATGAGGGAGAAACCCATGAGCTGCGGGCAAAATACGTGGTGGGCTGCGATGGCGCGCGCAGCCGGGTGCGCGAGGCGATCGGGCGCAAGCTGACTGGCGATTCTGCCAATCAGGCCTGGGGTGTGATGGATGTTCTTGCCGTCACCGACTTTCCCGATATCCGCATGAAGGCTACCGTGCATTCGGCGGAAGAGGGCAACCTTCTGGTGATCCCGCGCGAGGGCGGCTACATGGTTCGGCTCTATATCGAGTTGGACAAGCTGAAAGAGGATGAGCGGGTTGCCAGCCGTAATATCACCCTCGACAAACTGGTCGCGGCGGCGCAGCGGATCCTGCATCCCTATACGCTGGAGGTGAAGGAAACCGCATGGTGGTCGGTCTATGAGATCGGTCAGCGGCTGTGCGACAAGTTCGACGACGTTCCGGCCGAAAACATCGACAGTCAGCTGCCGCGCGTCTTCATTGCCGGGGATGCCTGCCACACGCACAGTCCCAAGGCGGGGCAGGGCATGAACGTCTCCATGCGCGACGGGTTCAATCTGGGCTGGAAACTGGCCGCTGTCCTGCGCAAGCAGGCGGTGCCCGAAATCCTGCAAAGCTATTCTGCCGAACGGCAGGGGGTGGCAAAGATGCTGATTGATTTCGACCGCGAATTCGCCCGTATGTTCAGCGCCAAGCCCAAGACCGGCGATGCTGAGGGCGGGGTCGATCCCGAGGAGTTCCAGAAATATTTCGTGCAGCACGGGCGGTTCACTGCCGGCACGGCGATCCAATACGCGCCCTCGGTTCTGACCGGAGCGGACACCCATCAGGCACTGGCCAGCGGGTTTCCTCTGGGCATGCGGTTCCATTCGGCGCCGGTGATCCGGCTGGCGGATGCGCGTCCCTTGCAGCTGGGCCATGTGGTGCGGGCCGATGGGCGCTGGCGTCTCTTCGCCTTTGCCGCGACCGATGATCGGGGGCAGGAAGGCGGCGCTTTGCATGCGCTGTGTCAGTATCTGGAAGGCGATGCCGCCTCACCTTTGCGGCGCTACACGGCAAAGGGGGCAGATATCGATTCCGTTCTGGATGTGCGCGCGGTGCTGCAGCAGGAGCACCGCAGCCTGACGCCGGGGGACATGCCGTCACTGTTGCGGCCTTTGAAGGGACGCTACGGGTTGCGCGATTACGAGAAGGTCTTCTGCCCGGATCTGAAATCGGGGCAGGATATCTTTGACATGCGCGGTATTGATCGGAGCCAGGGCTGCATGGTGCTGGTGCGTCCGGATCAGCACGTGGCCCAGGTTCTGCCACTGGATGCCCATGAGGCGCTCAGCCAGTTCTTTGATGGCTTCATGATCCCGGCTGCGGGATAG
- a CDS encoding molybdenum cofactor biosynthesis protein MoaE: protein MRVLVQEASFDLGSVTEAFADAVAGAGAVVTFTGVVRDADTGDMAAMEIEHYPGMTQKALEKIASEAMTRWDLADALVIHRYGRLEPGERIMMVATAARHRKDAFEAAEFLMDYLKSRAPFWKKEVLRDGEAEWVAAKDADEDALKRW, encoded by the coding sequence ATGCGCGTTCTGGTGCAGGAAGCGTCTTTTGATCTTGGGTCGGTCACCGAAGCTTTTGCCGATGCAGTGGCCGGGGCCGGGGCTGTGGTGACATTCACTGGCGTCGTGCGCGATGCAGACACCGGCGACATGGCCGCGATGGAGATTGAGCATTATCCCGGCATGACGCAGAAGGCGCTGGAAAAAATCGCCTCCGAGGCGATGACGCGCTGGGATCTTGCGGATGCGTTGGTGATCCACCGCTATGGGCGGCTGGAACCCGGAGAGCGTATCATGATGGTCGCAACCGCCGCTCGCCACCGCAAGGACGCCTTTGAGGCGGCCGAGTTCCTGATGGATTACCTGAAGTCCCGGGCTCCGTTTTGGAAGAAAGAGGTCCTGCGGGATGGCGAGGCCGAATGGGTCGCTGCCAAGGACGCCGATGAAGACGCGCTGAAGCGCTGGTAA
- the moaD gene encoding molybdopterin converting factor subunit 1, producing the protein MDVLYFAWVRERIGLPRERVETTAATVSDLVEELRAREPRYAAAFADISALRVALDQELSDFDAPLEGVREVAFFPPMTGG; encoded by the coding sequence ATGGATGTCTTGTATTTTGCCTGGGTGCGTGAACGGATCGGCCTGCCGCGCGAGCGCGTTGAAACCACGGCGGCAACCGTGTCGGATCTGGTCGAGGAATTGCGCGCACGGGAGCCGCGCTATGCGGCGGCCTTTGCCGATATCTCGGCCCTGCGGGTGGCGCTGGATCAGGAGCTTTCCGATTTTGATGCCCCGCTTGAGGGTGTTCGGGAAGTAGCCTTTTTCCCGCCGATGACGGGGGGCTAA
- the pgsA gene encoding CDP-diacylglycerol--glycerol-3-phosphate 3-phosphatidyltransferase, with protein MTWTLPNILTIVRLLAAPGLAIMFLYFSRPLADWFALLLFVGAAVTDWFDGYLARAWKQETKIGAMLDPIADKAMVVIALMILVGYAAEHWAPWLVLPATVILFREVFVSGLREYLGDTAGTLKVTKLAKWKTTAQMTAIATLFCQGVFEHYLVMSSFGMDDELLGQILAGEVEDVTGLRWKFEGMVWTGRIGLWLLWIAAALTLITGADYLKKALPFLKETR; from the coding sequence ATGACGTGGACCTTGCCCAATATCCTGACCATCGTGCGGCTGCTGGCTGCACCCGGTCTTGCCATCATGTTTCTCTACTTCAGCCGTCCGCTGGCGGATTGGTTTGCGCTGTTGCTGTTTGTCGGCGCAGCGGTGACCGATTGGTTCGACGGCTATCTGGCTCGTGCCTGGAAGCAGGAGACCAAGATCGGCGCGATGCTGGATCCGATTGCGGACAAGGCGATGGTGGTGATCGCGCTGATGATCCTTGTTGGCTATGCAGCCGAGCATTGGGCGCCTTGGCTGGTGCTGCCCGCGACGGTCATCCTGTTTCGTGAGGTTTTCGTCTCTGGCCTGCGGGAATACCTGGGGGATACGGCTGGCACGCTGAAGGTCACCAAACTGGCCAAGTGGAAGACGACGGCCCAGATGACGGCCATCGCCACCCTGTTTTGCCAAGGGGTGTTCGAGCACTATCTGGTCATGTCCTCCTTCGGGATGGATGATGAGCTGCTGGGGCAGATCCTTGCAGGAGAGGTCGAAGATGTAACCGGCCTCAGATGGAAATTCGAAGGCATGGTCTGGACCGGCCGCATCGGGCTGTGGCTGCTGTGGATTGCAGCGGCGCTGACCCTGATCACCGGGGCCGACTATCTGAAAAAGGCCCTGCCATTTCTGAAGGAGACGCGCTGA
- a CDS encoding DUF922 domain-containing protein — protein sequence MAVSLTVKPVAYDTYSVSGKTLPDIAKSIKSKGPKDPNDNKKVTFLTTTELECLTAKGKYVADGKAKIDNKTGWFEVTTKVSTLKLILHTTVRCPKRSVSGLSPRALIEWYRFYACCLAHEGEHLIKAKKECEKIAKELDKLKGTGLAETEAEALKLAQEDLMRVINIHIFDDRNRLNEVHRKFDHSSHHGEKKGALLDTSVG from the coding sequence ATGGCTGTTTCCCTGACCGTAAAGCCCGTCGCCTACGACACTTATTCTGTGTCCGGAAAGACGCTGCCGGACATTGCTAAAAGCATCAAGAGCAAGGGGCCCAAGGACCCGAACGACAACAAGAAGGTTACCTTTCTGACCACCACGGAGCTGGAGTGCCTGACTGCCAAGGGCAAATATGTGGCGGATGGCAAGGCAAAGATCGACAATAAGACCGGCTGGTTCGAGGTCACGACCAAGGTTTCTACGCTGAAGCTGATCCTGCACACCACGGTGCGATGTCCGAAACGCTCGGTCAGCGGCCTGTCACCGCGGGCACTGATCGAATGGTACCGTTTTTATGCCTGTTGCCTCGCGCATGAGGGGGAACATCTGATCAAGGCCAAGAAGGAATGCGAGAAAATCGCCAAGGAACTGGACAAGCTCAAAGGCACCGGGCTGGCCGAAACCGAGGCGGAAGCCCTCAAGCTTGCTCAGGAAGACCTGATGCGGGTCATCAACATCCACATCTTTGACGACCGCAATCGCCTGAACGAGGTGCACCGGAAGTTCGATCATTCCAGTCATCACGGTGAAAAGAAGGGCGCACTTTTGGATACCTCGGTTGGGTGA
- the uvrC gene encoding excinuclease ABC subunit UvrC: MIDQTSDASPAEPPRSGYAVIQDYVKTLDSSPGVYRMLDADSRVLYVGKARNLKARVSNYTRPGNSPRIERMIALTTSMMFLTTRTETEALLLEQNLIKQLKPKYNVLLRDDKSFPNILVSKDHAYPQIKKHRGARKEKGSYFGPFASAGAVNRTLNQLQKAFLLRNCSDAMFESRTRPCLQYQIKRCSAPCTGEISAEEYAASVRDAERFLSGRSTKIQEELAEQMMAASEAMEFERAAALRDRIKALTQVQTAQGINPRGVAEADVIGLHMEGGQACVQVFFIRANQNWGNQDFYPRVDADNSPAEVMEAFLGQFYSNKEPPRQLILSDDIENGDLMEQALSEKAGRRVEVMVPQRGEKTELVAGAVRNARESLARRMAESATQAKLLKGLAEAFGLDGPPNRIEVYDNSHIQGTHAVGGMIVAGPEGLMKNAYRKFNIKGDDLVPGDDFGMMKEVLNRRFSRLLKEDPDREKGLWPDLLLIDGGAGQVSAVAEIMAEHGVQDIPMVGVAKGVDRDHGKEEFHRLGENAFALQRNDPVLYFIQRLRDEAHRFAIGTHRAKRAKAMGATPLDEVAGVGASRKRALLAHFGSAKAVSRANLADLKAVDGISEALAERIYDHFHAQG; the protein is encoded by the coding sequence ATGATTGATCAGACATCAGATGCATCGCCCGCGGAACCGCCGCGCAGCGGTTATGCCGTCATTCAAGACTATGTGAAAACGCTGGATTCCTCGCCCGGCGTTTATCGCATGCTCGATGCCGACAGCCGGGTCCTTTATGTGGGTAAGGCGCGCAATCTGAAGGCGCGGGTGTCGAATTACACCCGGCCGGGCAATAGTCCGCGGATCGAACGGATGATCGCGCTTACCACCTCGATGATGTTCCTGACCACGCGGACGGAAACTGAGGCGCTGTTGCTGGAGCAGAATCTGATCAAGCAGCTGAAGCCGAAGTACAACGTGCTGCTGCGCGATGACAAAAGCTTTCCCAATATCCTGGTGTCCAAGGATCACGCCTATCCGCAGATCAAGAAGCATCGGGGCGCCCGTAAGGAAAAGGGGAGCTATTTCGGACCCTTTGCCAGCGCAGGCGCGGTGAACCGAACGCTGAACCAGCTGCAAAAGGCGTTCCTGCTGCGCAACTGCTCGGACGCAATGTTCGAGAGCCGCACGCGCCCCTGTCTGCAATATCAGATCAAGCGCTGCTCGGCCCCCTGTACCGGGGAAATCAGCGCCGAAGAGTACGCCGCCAGCGTCCGTGATGCCGAGCGGTTCCTGTCCGGGCGCTCCACCAAGATCCAGGAGGAACTGGCGGAACAGATGATGGCGGCCTCCGAAGCGATGGAGTTCGAGCGCGCGGCCGCCCTGCGCGACCGGATCAAGGCGCTGACACAGGTGCAAACGGCGCAAGGTATCAATCCGCGCGGCGTGGCCGAGGCGGATGTCATCGGTCTGCACATGGAGGGGGGGCAGGCCTGCGTTCAGGTCTTCTTCATCCGGGCGAACCAGAACTGGGGCAATCAGGATTTCTATCCCCGCGTCGATGCCGACAACAGCCCCGCCGAGGTGATGGAGGCCTTCCTTGGCCAGTTCTACAGCAACAAGGAGCCGCCGCGGCAGCTGATCTTGTCTGATGATATCGAGAATGGCGATCTGATGGAGCAGGCGCTGAGCGAGAAGGCTGGGCGCCGGGTCGAGGTGATGGTCCCGCAACGCGGTGAAAAGACTGAACTGGTCGCTGGTGCCGTGCGCAATGCCCGCGAAAGCCTGGCCCGCCGCATGGCTGAAAGCGCGACGCAGGCCAAGCTGCTTAAGGGGCTGGCGGAGGCCTTCGGCCTAGACGGTCCGCCAAATCGGATTGAGGTCTACGACAACTCGCATATCCAAGGCACCCATGCGGTCGGTGGCATGATCGTCGCGGGCCCCGAGGGGCTGATGAAGAATGCCTATCGCAAGTTCAACATCAAGGGCGACGACCTGGTGCCGGGTGATGACTTTGGCATGATGAAAGAAGTGCTGAATCGCCGGTTCTCCCGCTTGCTTAAAGAGGATCCCGACCGGGAAAAGGGGCTGTGGCCGGATCTTCTGCTGATCGACGGCGGCGCCGGGCAGGTGTCGGCGGTGGCGGAGATCATGGCAGAACACGGCGTGCAGGATATTCCCATGGTCGGCGTCGCCAAGGGGGTGGATCGCGACCACGGCAAGGAAGAGTTCCACCGGCTGGGTGAGAATGCCTTTGCCCTGCAGCGCAACGATCCGGTGCTTTATTTCATCCAGCGTCTACGGGACGAGGCGCACAGATTTGCCATCGGCACCCATCGGGCCAAACGGGCCAAGGCGATGGGGGCGACACCGCTGGATGAAGTGGCTGGTGTCGGCGCCAGCCGGAAACGTGCACTGCTGGCTCATTTCGGCAGCGCCAAGGCGGTGAGCCGCGCCAATCTCGCTGACCTCAAGGCGGTGGACGGCATTTCCGAGGCGCTGGCAGAACGGATCTACGACCACTTCCACGCGCAAGGCTAG
- a CDS encoding SDR family oxidoreductase: protein MCSICGFCSDHRSRQAIREASMRALVTGAGKRLGQAMALKLARQGFDVAVHYATSEAEAKATADAIRGLGRRAELVQADLLCEAEAVELLPAAAKALGGPITCLVNNASIFEHDSFETATRESWDRHFGSNLRAPFVLMQAMAAQEVEQPFDENNEPQAWGLVVNMIDQRVRRLTPEFSSYTLAKSALWTLTQTAAQGLAPRIRVNAIGPGPTLQGPRQSPQQFNDQRARTVLQRGANLGDITAALGYLLEAPAVTGQLICVDGGQHLAWETPDVVGLE, encoded by the coding sequence ATGTGCTCTATCTGTGGGTTCTGCTCTGACCACAGAAGCAGGCAGGCAATCAGGGAGGCATCCATGCGGGCTTTGGTGACAGGAGCGGGCAAACGTCTGGGGCAGGCGATGGCCCTGAAACTGGCCCGGCAGGGGTTCGACGTTGCCGTCCATTACGCGACCTCTGAGGCTGAGGCGAAAGCCACTGCCGATGCGATACGGGGCTTGGGGCGGCGCGCTGAACTGGTGCAGGCTGATCTTCTGTGTGAGGCTGAAGCCGTAGAACTACTGCCTGCGGCTGCCAAGGCATTGGGCGGTCCGATCACCTGCCTTGTGAACAACGCCTCTATCTTCGAGCATGACAGTTTTGAAACCGCGACGCGGGAAAGCTGGGACCGGCATTTCGGCAGCAACCTGCGTGCTCCCTTCGTGCTGATGCAAGCGATGGCCGCACAAGAGGTCGAGCAGCCGTTTGATGAGAACAATGAGCCGCAGGCCTGGGGGCTGGTGGTCAACATGATCGATCAGCGGGTACGGCGGCTGACGCCTGAGTTCAGCAGCTACACGTTGGCAAAATCCGCCCTCTGGACGCTGACACAGACGGCGGCACAGGGGCTGGCACCCCGGATCCGGGTCAACGCCATCGGGCCGGGGCCAACCCTGCAGGGACCGCGCCAGAGCCCGCAGCAGTTCAACGATCAGCGGGCCAGAACCGTGCTGCAGCGGGGCGCCAATCTGGGCGATATCACGGCCGCACTAGGCTATCTTCTGGAGGCGCCAGCGGTTACCGGACAGCTGATCTGTGTCGATGGCGGGCAGCATCTGGCCTGGGAAACGCCGGACGTTGTCGGGCTTGAATAG
- a CDS encoding calcium/sodium antiporter produces MMPWLYCGLGLVILLLAGDALVRGAVNLSLRLGVPALIVSLTIVAFGTSAPELLIAISAVMEGADGIAMGNVVGSNTANILLVLGVPAILMRLDTSKCATQKNYVYMLIASVLFIALAFVGVFTLWSGLILLAALAIVLGGAFREARAHRRNRNGNAEAADDLEDIEEADPDMPFWRIGVYLVLGLVGLPLGADLLVDNATIIARMYGISETVIGLTLVAIGTSLPELATTVMAALRRQADVALGNVIGSNMFNLLAIIGVATFVGPISVDPEFLRFDLWVMLAASLLIFPFVFFKMDITRRWGGLLTGLYVLYLWVLL; encoded by the coding sequence ATGATGCCTTGGTTGTATTGTGGACTGGGCCTGGTGATCCTGCTGCTGGCCGGGGACGCATTGGTGCGCGGGGCGGTGAACCTGTCGCTGCGCCTTGGCGTTCCGGCCCTGATCGTCAGTCTAACCATCGTGGCCTTTGGTACCTCGGCGCCGGAACTTCTGATCGCCATCAGCGCGGTTATGGAAGGTGCCGACGGCATTGCGATGGGCAACGTCGTAGGATCCAATACAGCCAATATCCTTCTAGTTCTGGGCGTGCCTGCGATCCTGATGCGGCTGGATACCAGCAAATGTGCGACGCAGAAGAACTATGTTTACATGCTCATCGCCTCGGTGCTGTTCATCGCGTTGGCTTTTGTCGGGGTGTTCACCCTGTGGTCGGGGCTGATCCTGCTGGCGGCGCTGGCGATTGTACTGGGCGGTGCATTCCGCGAGGCACGGGCACACCGGCGTAACCGGAATGGGAACGCGGAGGCAGCGGATGATCTGGAAGACATCGAGGAAGCCGACCCCGACATGCCGTTCTGGCGCATTGGTGTCTATCTCGTTCTGGGGTTGGTCGGCCTGCCACTGGGCGCGGATTTGCTGGTAGACAATGCCACGATCATCGCGCGGATGTATGGCATCAGCGAAACCGTCATTGGTCTGACGTTGGTGGCGATCGGAACCTCCCTGCCGGAACTGGCCACCACGGTCATGGCGGCGCTGCGGCGGCAGGCGGATGTCGCGCTGGGCAATGTCATCGGCTCCAACATGTTCAACCTGCTGGCCATCATCGGTGTTGCGACCTTTGTCGGGCCGATCTCGGTCGATCCCGAATTCCTGCGCTTTGACCTTTGGGTGATGCTGGCGGCCTCGCTGCTGATCTTTCCTTTTGTCTTTTTCAAGATGGACATCACGCGCCGGTGGGGTGGTCTCTTGACCGGGCTTTATGTGCTCTATCTGTGGGTTCTGCTCTGA
- a CDS encoding S49 family peptidase, giving the protein MILRIPFVKKPPLVSVVRLSGAIGMPGRGSLSDAALAPVLERAFSKGKPAAVALEINSPGGSPVQSSLIGARIRRLAEEKEIPVIAFVEDVAASGGYWLAAAADEIWADDSSVVGSIGVISAGFGAHVLLARQGVERRVYTAGESKSMLDPFRPENPEDVARLKRLLNDIHTNFIHHVTSRRGDALSKDEPLFTGEVWLARRATELGLIDGIAHLLPKLKQRYGDKVRIRRYGMKRPFLSRFGMQMAQDALGGLEERAEFARFGL; this is encoded by the coding sequence ATGATCCTGCGCATACCCTTTGTCAAAAAGCCGCCTCTTGTCTCTGTGGTCCGCCTGTCCGGCGCGATCGGAATGCCGGGACGCGGCAGTCTGAGCGATGCGGCGTTGGCCCCTGTGCTGGAGCGTGCCTTTAGCAAGGGCAAGCCCGCTGCCGTCGCGCTGGAGATCAATTCTCCGGGCGGCTCACCGGTGCAAAGTTCGCTGATCGGCGCGCGCATCCGGCGCCTGGCCGAGGAAAAAGAGATCCCCGTGATCGCCTTTGTCGAGGATGTGGCGGCCTCTGGCGGTTATTGGCTGGCGGCCGCGGCGGATGAAATCTGGGCAGATGACAGTTCCGTCGTCGGTTCGATCGGCGTGATTTCCGCGGGCTTTGGTGCCCATGTACTGCTGGCCCGTCAGGGGGTGGAGCGCCGGGTCTACACGGCAGGCGAAAGCAAATCGATGCTGGATCCGTTCCGTCCTGAAAACCCCGAAGACGTGGCGCGCCTGAAAAGACTGTTGAACGACATTCACACCAATTTCATCCATCACGTGACCAGCCGTCGCGGCGATGCGCTGAGCAAGGATGAACCGCTGTTCACCGGCGAGGTCTGGCTGGCCCGGCGGGCAACCGAACTGGGCCTGATTGACGGGATCGCGCATCTGCTGCCGAAACTGAAGCAGCGCTACGGCGACAAGGTGCGGATCCGCCGTTATGGCATGAAACGCCCGTTTCTGAGCCGGTTCGGCATGCAGATGGCACAGGATGCCCTGGGTGGCCTTGAGGAACGCGCGGAATTCGCGCGGTTTGGCCTCTGA